From the genome of Brachyhypopomus gauderio isolate BG-103 chromosome 20, BGAUD_0.2, whole genome shotgun sequence, one region includes:
- the LOC143484417 gene encoding uncharacterized protein LOC143484417: MAHASTSSICSECIKLSQRVAELQERIHTLHSIREEEEYLDSILATQTADKTVPVTGKERDVSLHCRWDVLGAKPKLILASTPNPVNNNNDKGWTLVRGKERSRNQYSSGGKQQSSEQNILLDNRYEALASTEVAETEQSHHNILPPSPGHQGHQTHPNQHQRSDSSLAAKLANNSGHSRTNHQAANCVSQQHANKHAKRVSHRDANHVGHRGGNHVGHRGGNHVGHRGGNHVGHRGGNHAGHRGGNHVGHRGGNHVGHRDANHVSRRGINGERRRGTPPQPKTLLIGDSVIRDVWSNSIKVFCFPRVTVCEVIPMIPHILHDHPATERLIVHVGSSDVYKQQSEILKQDFNHLFDILEFSQCEVFISGPIPTARRGSGHFTRLLALNSWLTTACAHRKGWDSNACG; the protein is encoded by the exons atggctcatgcttccacatcatctatttgctctgagtgtatcaaactgtctcagagggttgcagaacttcaggaaagaatccataccttacattctataagggaggaggaagaatatctggactcgattcttgccacacaaaccgctgacaaaaccgtccctgtgactggcaaagaaagagacgtttctctccattgtcgctgggatgtactgggggcaaagcctaagctcatcttggcctcaactcctaatcctgttaacaacaacaatgataagggctggactcttgttcgggggaaggaacgtagcagaaaccagtacagcagcggcggcaagcagcaatcttcagaacagaacattcttctcgataacagatatgaagctcttgcctcaactgaagtagcagaaactgagcagtctcatcacaacatactgcctccctctccaggacatcaaggacatcaaacgcaccccaatcagcatcagagatccgactccagtctggctgctaagcttgcaaacaactctggccattcgcggaccaaccaccaggctgccaactgtgttagccagcagcatgctaacaagcatgctaagagggttagccatcgggatgctaaccatgttggccatcggggtggtaaccatgttggccatcggggtggtaaccatgttggccatcggggtggtaaccatgttggccatcggggtggtaaccatgctggccatcggggtggtaaccatgttggccatcggggtggtaaccatgttggccatcgggatgctaaccatgttagccgccgaggcattaatggtgaaagaagacgaggaacaccgccacagcccaaaacgctgctaattggggactcagtcatcagagatgtatggagtaACAGTATTAAGgtcttttgctttcctcgtgttactgtctgtgaagtgatacccatgattccacacatattgcatgaccatccagctacggaaagactgattgtacatgtcggctctagcgatgtttacaaacaacagtctgagatactgaaacaggattttaaccatctgttcgacattctggagttttcccagtgtgaagtgttcatttctggaccgataccaactgcacgtcgaggcagtggtcactttaccagactgctggctctaaacagctggctcactacagcctgtgcacatcggaag ggctgggactcaaatgcttgtggataa